From a single Wolbachia endosymbiont of Oedothorax gibbosus genomic region:
- the lepA gene encoding translation elongation factor 4 — MNNIRNFAIIAHIDHGKSTLADRLIEECNGLEAREMTNQILDSMDIERERGITIKAQTVKLNYTANDGNQYCLNLMDTPGHVDFSYEVSRSLAACEGSLLVVDSSQGVEAQTLANVYKAIDNNHEIIVVLNKVDLPAADPEKVKLQVEEIIGIDASESVLISAKTGLGIKDVLEAIVAKLPAPQGDVNAPLQAILVDSWYDTYLGVVILVRVKNGVLKKGMRIVMMSNNATYQIENIGIFTPKKVMTRELSAGEVGFITASMKEVADCKVGDTITEEKRPCSKALPGFKEVHPVVFCSIFPHKTDDFKYLREALEKLHLNDASFTFEAETSNALGYGFRCGFLGMLHLEVIQERLEREFDLDLTATAPSVIYRVTTRSGEVLNIHNPSDMPDPTKIEIVEEPWITATIMVPDQYLGDILSLCEERRGEQEDLSYIGNTTTALLKYKLPLSEVVFDFYDRLKSISKGYASLDWEISSYRESQIDKLSFLINGEPVDALACIAHKSRAEKRGREICARLKDLIPRQQYKIAIQAAVGGKIIARETINPYRKDVTAKLYGGDVTRRMKLLEKQKKGKKRLHSIGNVNIPQNAFIQALKISD; from the coding sequence ATGAACAACATAAGAAATTTTGCAATAATAGCGCATATAGACCACGGTAAGTCAACGCTTGCTGACCGTTTAATAGAGGAATGTAACGGCCTTGAAGCAAGAGAAATGACCAATCAAATACTCGATTCAATGGATATAGAGCGTGAACGTGGCATTACAATTAAAGCACAGACGGTAAAACTCAATTATACGGCAAACGATGGCAATCAATATTGCCTAAATCTCATGGACACCCCAGGTCACGTTGACTTTTCTTATGAGGTAAGTCGAAGCCTAGCTGCATGTGAAGGTTCGCTTTTAGTGGTAGATAGTAGCCAAGGTGTTGAAGCGCAGACCCTTGCAAATGTATATAAAGCTATTGATAACAATCATGAAATAATAGTTGTGCTCAATAAAGTTGATCTTCCTGCTGCAGATCCAGAAAAGGTAAAACTTCAGGTTGAGGAAATAATTGGTATTGACGCAAGTGAGTCAGTTTTAATATCAGCCAAGACTGGTCTTGGAATAAAGGATGTACTGGAAGCAATAGTAGCAAAACTTCCAGCTCCTCAAGGTGATGTAAATGCTCCATTGCAAGCAATTTTAGTTGATAGTTGGTATGACACTTACTTAGGAGTAGTGATTTTAGTGCGAGTTAAAAATGGAGTGCTAAAAAAAGGCATGAGAATTGTTATGATGTCTAATAATGCTACATATCAGATAGAAAATATCGGTATTTTCACCCCTAAAAAAGTTATGACAAGAGAGCTTTCAGCGGGTGAAGTTGGTTTTATAACTGCTTCAATGAAGGAAGTAGCAGACTGCAAGGTAGGAGACACTATCACTGAGGAAAAAAGACCTTGTAGTAAGGCACTTCCTGGATTTAAAGAAGTGCATCCTGTGGTGTTTTGTAGCATTTTCCCTCATAAAACGGATGATTTTAAATATCTAAGGGAAGCTCTAGAAAAGTTACATTTAAATGATGCAAGTTTTACCTTCGAGGCTGAAACGTCAAATGCGCTTGGCTATGGATTTCGTTGTGGTTTTTTGGGAATGTTGCATCTTGAAGTTATTCAAGAAAGGCTCGAGAGAGAATTTGATTTAGACTTAACAGCAACTGCACCGAGTGTTATATATAGAGTTACAACACGAAGTGGTGAAGTTTTGAATATTCATAACCCAAGTGATATGCCAGATCCAACGAAAATTGAAATTGTGGAAGAGCCATGGATTACTGCAACCATAATGGTTCCTGATCAATACTTAGGTGATATTCTGTCTCTATGTGAAGAAAGGAGGGGAGAACAGGAAGATTTGTCATATATTGGCAACACAACAACAGCATTATTAAAATATAAGTTGCCACTGTCTGAAGTTGTTTTTGACTTTTATGATCGATTAAAATCAATTTCTAAGGGATATGCAAGTTTGGATTGGGAAATCTCTAGTTATCGGGAAAGTCAAATAGATAAATTAAGCTTTTTAATTAATGGAGAACCCGTAGATGCACTGGCTTGTATCGCTCACAAAAGCAGAGCAGAAAAAAGGGGGCGTGAAATATGCGCACGCTTGAAGGATCTAATACCACGTCAGCAATATAAAATCGCGATTCAAGCGGCAGTGGGCGGAAAAATTATTGCCAGAGAAACGATTAACCCATACAGAAAAGATGTAACAGCTAAACTCTATGGTGGAGATGTGACACGAAGAATGAAACTACTTGAAAAGCAAAAGAAGGGTAAAAAAAGGTTACATTCTATAGGGAACGTAAATATTCCACAGAATGCTTTCATTCAAGCCTTGAAGATAAGTGATTGA